One window from the genome of Salvia miltiorrhiza cultivar Shanhuang (shh) chromosome 7, IMPLAD_Smil_shh, whole genome shotgun sequence encodes:
- the LOC130994817 gene encoding uncharacterized protein LOC130994817: MVQQNQFAGLSQDDPNGHLGNFLEICDTIKINGVPEDAIRLRLFPFSLRGMAKTWYQSLEIGSITTWEKMAQRFLIKFFPPSKTMKMKKDIVQFHQFDGETFYEAWERFKEMIRKCPNHGLDQNTIICSFYTGCSGEMQRDMNASANGALLEKSHEEATHIIENLAANSYQFPGERTILKKVAATTSSDPIALLTAQLTAMNNKIDAMSISRVEPVVEEQTSFEDVNYINNNNNRGQGNFRPSHQGGYQGQGQGQYNQGFQTNRHPNLAYGNPNNFLQPPPGFAVSDGMIKEEKKLNLEEILMKFMTATQAHMTRTDERLEAQATQLKMLEMKVGQIAESLSNQHQKGQFPSNTVVNPKEHCKAITIRSGKILEESKIPPEVKNNDENISSKMQGDKEKEKDVYKAPPPYCPPIPFPQRLQKKNVESEFSKFLEIFRKVHINIPLVEALQQMPKYAKFLKEVLSKKKKLEEFETVNLTEECCAILQKKLPIKIKDPGSFTIPCDVGNGRFGKALCDLGASINLMPLSIFNKLEIGTIKPTTIALQMADRSVSYPKGIVEDVLVKVDKFIFPVDFVVLDMVEDKDVPFILGRPFLATGRALIDVAKGKLTLRVNDESVTFSIHKAPKHKDGEERMRVEECKLMQVIEPCINMKEKLKGERKEEEAQGLELKLLPTHLKYAFFGENEIHPMGQDRVLQLKELDEYHAFEKSSLYKERITSANDEMMQKREFAPDDEVLLLTFRQSLPPEKPRSKWTGPFKINKVFNNGAIELRKKDERTFVVEKERIKAFLPLKPKVEVFVGTTPEP, encoded by the coding sequence atggtgcaacaaaatcaattcgccggtctttctcaagatgacccgaatggacatctcggcaatttcttggagatatgcgatactatcaagataaatggagttccggaggatgccattcgactccgactctttcccttctcactaaggggcatggccaagacatggtatcaatctttagagattggttccatcactacatgggagaaaATGGCTCAAAGGTTCCTTATCAAGTTCTTCCCTCCAAGTAAgacaatgaagatgaagaaggacattgtccaatttcatcaattcgatggagagaccttctatgaagcttgggagagattcaaagagatgataaggaagtgtcccaaccatggtttggatcaaaacaccattatttgctcattctataccgggtgtagtggtgagatgcaaagagacatgaatgcatcggccaatggagcattgttggagaagagccacgaggaggccacccacatcatagagaacttggccgccaatagctaccaatttccgggggagaggactattttgaagaaggtggcggctacaacaagctcggatccgatagctcttttgacagctcaattgaccgccatgaataacaagattgatgctatgtcaatatcaagggtagagcccgtggttgaagaacaaactagcttcgaggatgtgaactacatcaacaacaacaacaaccgaggcCAAGGGAATTTCCGGCCTTCACATCAAGGTGGTTATCAAGGccaagggcaagggcaatacaATCAAGGATTTCAAACAAATCGCCACCCAAATCTTGCCTATGGTAATCCCAATaacttcttgcaaccaccgcccggatttgcggtgagtgatggcatgatcaaggaagagaagaagctcaaccttgaagagaTCTTAATGAAATTCATGACGGCCACTCAAGCCCACATGACAAGAACCGACGAAAGGTTAGAGGCTCAAGCAacccaattgaaaatgcttgagatgaaagtgggacaaattgctgaatccttaagcaaccaacatcaaaaggggcaatttccgagtaacaccgttgtgaatccaaaagaacattgcaaggctatcactataagaagtgggaagatacttgaagagtcCAAGATACCTCCGGAAGTCAAGAACAATGATGAGAACATTTCCTCAAAAATGCAAGGCGataaggagaaggagaaagatgtgtacaaggcaccaccaccttattgcccaccaattccattccctcaaagacttcaaaagaaaaatgtggagagtgagttctctaaattccttgagatctttcggaaggtacacatcaacatcccccttgttgaagctttgcaacaaatgcccaagtatgcaaaatttctcaaggaagttctatccaagaagaagaaattagaagaatttgagacggtcaacctcaccgaagaatgttgtgccattcttcaaaagaagctacccatcaagatcaaggatcccgggagctttactatcccatgtgatgttggaaatggtcgttttggaaaggccttgtgtgatttgggagcaagcataaatttgatgcctctctccatcttcaacaagcttgaaataggaaccattaagccaaccacgattgctttgcaaatggcggaccgttccgtttcatatccaaaagggatagtggaggatgtcttggtgaaggttgacaaattcatttttccggtggattttgtggtgttggatatggttgaggacaaggatgtacctttcatccttggacgtccattcttggcgacggggagggccctaattgatgttgcaaagggcaagctcacattgagagtgaatgatgagagtgttaccttctcaatccacaaagctcccaagcacaaagatggggaagaaagaatgagagtggaggaatgcaaattgatgcaagtgattgaaccttgcatcaacatgaaagaaaaattgaagggagaaaggaaagaggaggaagcccaaggcttggagttgaagcttctccccacacacttgaagtatgcattctttggtgagaatgagatacatccaatggggcaagaccgtgtactccaactcaaagagttagaTGAGTATCACGCATTTGAGAAGTCAAGCCTCTACAAGGAGAGGATAACAAGTGCTAATGACGAGATGATGCAAAAACGGGAGTTTGCACCCGATGATGAAGTCCTTCTCCTCACCTTTCGTCAATCACTACCTCCGGAAAAGCCAAGATCAAAATGGACGggtcctttcaaaatcaacaaggttttcaacaatggagcaattgaattgagaaagaaggatgaaagaacctttgtggttgagaaggaaagaatcaaggcatttttgcctttgaaaccaaaagttgaagtgttcgttggaaccacccccgagccataa